Genomic DNA from Hirundo rustica isolate bHirRus1 chromosome 18, bHirRus1.pri.v3, whole genome shotgun sequence:
TCCTGGAAACGTCTCCCATTTCCTGGACACAATCCAGTTTGAATGTGTCCCTCCTCTCGCCCTGATTGGGAATGAGACAGCCACCTGCATGGCCAATGGCAACTGGAGCAGCATTCCAGTGTGCAAGGGTGAGTAACTTGCTTTGATCCACgccaaaaaatattcctgagaaTTGCACATACAAAACGAAATGAACAACGATATTTGAATTTGTTTTACAACCGTAATTGCAAACACGCAGCGCCAAGTGTTCTGCAGCTGAATTCTGCAATCATTCAGGCTCGTGGATCAAGGGGAttgctaacccatgacacatAACATGAGATTGACAAAACATTTGCTGCAGGTATAAAGGTTACACAAACAAACCCTGCTAAACATGGTGCACAGTGGGGAACCTGAGCCTGGCCTCCAGCGTGCAGCCAACATTTGATTCTAAGTGCTCAGATTCACCTCAGAAAAAGCCAAACTTACCCTCAGTCCTAAAAGTCTCCCTGCTTTCTGTTAAATTACATCACGTTTAAGTCATGTTATAACCACAGATTGCAACAGATGTGTGTTTAAAGCAAgtaatgtttatttattttctgtggtttttaagTTGTCTTTTCCCCTGGTTGTTTCCCTGTGAAAGAGGCTGCAATGAACCACCATGAatgtttttatacattttttcaGGTTTACAGTTGTCTTTTTGACCGGTGACACTGATAAAtctttgggtttggttttgtctcCCAGTTGTCACCTGCCCCACTCCGATAGGAATAGAGAACGGGTTCATCGAGTTTGCTGTGCGCAGGACGTATCACTACAATGAAAGTGTCAGCTTTGGCTGCCAGCCCGGCTATGTGATGGAGGGATCCAAGCATTCCCGCTGTGAGAATACTGGAAACTGGTCCACAAAGCCAGTCTGCAGAGGTGAGCACACCCCATCCCTGAGAAACCAGGAATCAAATGCAACTCTTCCACCAGACCACTGCTCTCTGACTGTAGGGTTGTCACTCCTCTGTGCAAGAGCTCTGCTCAAAAAGAAGCCACAAAAGGAATTGCAAGGCCCTGATAATCTAAGCCCGCTCCCAACACTGAATGTTGTATGACATGATGAATCTGGATTGACTTCAGTAATCAGCCATGTAACTTTATTCTGTCTGAGtatttcctctgctctccctaTTTAATGTCATTAGAAATTACACTGAGGCTGGATTTCTATGGGAAACTTTTGACCCTGTGCTTCAGGGTCTGAATTTCTTCAGCATTTGAATACCAGCAGAAGTTCTGTCTATATATAGGACACATTTTTCATTCCCAAATGTCACCTATACAGAATTCTGACGAGATCTAATCTACCCCCTTTTCAAACCTGCTCCTtataactgggtttttttccagcaccATGTAAAATACCAGTTAAGAAAGCTGTAGTATTGTACAACGGTGAGAAGAAGAGAGTTCAGAATGACCTGAAGGATGGCATCCTGCATGGGGAAACTGTGTCCTTCTTCTGCAAGAACAAGGAAAAATCCTGTGCCTACACTGTAGATGTGGCGTGTGTGGATGGCAACTTCACGCTCCCTGCCTGCTTTAAAGGTACGAGCCAGGCTGCTCacaaagcagctcctggtggAATTACAACTGCCTGGGTGTGGGGGATAATGTCATAATTCATCCTCAAGCCCTGCTTGAGTGGCTTTTTGAATTATTGGGTATTTGAGGAGAGAATGCCCAGCaagaattttcttttggttgtgTCAGAGCCCTGCTTTAATTCCTATCCTGTTCTAGAAGATGTTACTTCTAGACATTACCAACCCAAAGAAAAGGCCACATGTAAAGTATTCTAGGATTTCGCAAATCCTTGGATCAGCACCTTATTTAGGGATAAAAAGCCTGAACACTGCTGCAGGTTTGAGAACCTGAGATATTCCCTCCTATTCTGGTGAGTTATTCTCACCTTTTGCTGATCAGGAAAACACTTTGGACCAAAAGTGTTGAAAAGCAGctgagggctgtggggaggaaCTGATGCTGGAGGAACAGCTTCACAGGCACGCAGGGTTTTGTAATAAATAAACAGACATTACCAACTTTGCTAGCAAGAGGAAATGTTTCACATTTGTTTTGTCATAATTCCTTGCGTAGAATTCTCCttgtaagttttattttcatttgtaagtgaaagaaaagcacagcctATGCACGATGAAAACATCTCACACTTGGCTTCTGATGCACGTAGCTCAGCTTTATTAAGATAGAAAATAAAAGTGTATTTCTTCCAACAGTTTCATTGTGATGCAAAGATTGACTGCTCACCTTGCTGTTGTTTCCAGCTGTCACATTTCAAGAATTTAACCCAAGTTCTTCACTTGTCTCCAACAGAACGTGGCTTTTTTTCAACTCTGGTGAAGAAAGACCCTTCAGACATGAAAGCATGTGAAGATGAAGCCTGAAGCAGAGAAATAACCCAGTACTAAATTTCTGCCTTactgagacagaacattccacACACGAGAGGAAAACTCAGGTCCTGTGAGTGTAAATTTCCAGGTGAACTCTGGAATCTgtgaatgctttttttccctcccaccctccccaccAGTCTCTTCCACAAGCTCCAAAACATCATTTCAGCCATTAACTTCCACTCTCTTGTCCCTGCCTTCTTCCAAATCCCTGCACTACAGCTTCTCTTTCCACATTCCCAACGTTTATGCAACTGTAAATGACTTCCTCAATAGCAGTCGCTTTACAATAAAGTGATTTTTCAGCCACTAGTGTGTTCTTATTTAATATTACCTAATCATCCATCAGATCTTTTAGCTCTGGACTGATTTATAGCAAAAGGCCTTAATCATTAGTAATTACTGGGCTCTGATTCCATTACCACTCCCCTGTGACAGGGAGTGGACCTTTAATTATAGATAGACAGAGGGTCATGAGCCTGGGGTTTTCCAGAATTTACGTAAGTAGAAAGACTGAGATTTCCAAATGAGTTTAGAAGACAAGTATCCAACTATGATTTAAACATCAATAGCATCAAATAAAGGGGgttttaatatttgtaaaaaaaaattgcttaagTTAGTAAGACTATTTAAGTTTTTGAGATTCTAATTTAATGTGAAACTGTTTTAAACCACTGTTAATTTTTACCTCTGTTTCAATATTACACAATATAATTGCTTcagttttttggtgttttttttttgttttttgttttttttttaaagacaactGTACACCATTGAGCAACAGTTCTGATCTCTGGTCATTAAGCAGCTCTGAAGTAAATTGTacttttaatttgatttatGATACAAGCAGCTCACTGGTATGAGCCAGCCTGGCAAATTTTGTGCTTATGTCTGTATTTTcattcagaagaagaaattttaatttcaacatACTAGAAAGTGATAGAGAAATATTTGTGGTACACTTATACTAAATTATCATGAGTCATACAGGGTTCCCTCTGCAgtttaaatgccttttctttGACAAAAAACATGAGCTCCACAGTAAGTAATAACCCACCACAGAACTTTTACAACGACCATTTAACATTAAGATCAAGCTGCTTGTAAGATGGTAGAGCTGCCATTAAAGAACTCTGAACAGATTCTaattctcttcttcctttcttttttgtaaggctacatataaatattttaatagcatGACTGATATAATTTGTCCTTATGCTTCCTATTTTTAAGGAGAGATTGAGGCAGCTATTATTTAGTACTTTGTACTCGcaacaatttaattttctaatgtAGCCAGGCAAATTCATGCTGGCAACTGAGGTGGGTATTTTGTTGGTGCAGCATGTGCCGTATTTTGGTTCTGAACACGTTTAGGTGGGATCCTCAAATGATGTTTACAGGCCAAGATACCCGTAAGTCCTTCTAACACATACATAGCTCAGCTGGCAGAAGCCAATTCATTTGGAAATCAAATTTAAATGTGGTGTGGATCCATCTCTAGGACTGGGATGTTCGGGACAGTTGCTGAGATACCAAACACGGTTTAATATTAACTTGTGCTTCACAGCAAACCCCGTGAAGTTGGCAGAAGTAAGCCAAGTAAGCAGTCACTGCCACCCAAATGCTGCTTGCCCCTGAAATGATTTGTGTTTTGCACAAAGAACAGCTGCCCCGGGAAAACAGAGGTTTTGCCAAGGAGATTTTCCCAGTTCTCCTTACCCATGCAGCAGGATAATGACTGAACAAATCAGCCAGCCCTGCTTCCTCGCTGGATGTGAAGCACTGCAATACTTGAAAGGATCACCCTTAGGAGCCAATGTTCACATGCTGAATTTATTATCTACTCTCCTGAAGCaagaagagggagggaaaaaaatctgtggccTGTTAACTCTTTGAAGTAGTGAGGTGTTTGTGAATCACAACTTTCCAGACATGAAAGATTTGCACAGAAGGGCTGAAAAATAACGTCTTGCAACTCAAAGTGTTCCAGAAACTGGTATGAGGCAGTGAAACctgccttcatttttttttcctgtatttttgaGATGTTTGAAAAAAATGCCTTAAGCTGTGTTCATGTTACTTGTGTCAACCTGCTGAGACAATTAAAGAGATAAGCGAACATGGTAAAACGTGGTGCaaaaaaaagtattgaataTGTTTTACTTAAATGACCATATTTTTACAATTCAAATTGGGAATTTGTTCTGTATTTTGGTTGGGATATCTTTGTGTTCTGCATCAGTGTGTTTACAGTGATCTCCTCAGGAGGGTCAGGACACATCAGTTCTCCTCATGTCCAGGCTGCAGCTTTGGATGGAGACAAGACCTCAGTCATTTCTtcaatcttttatttttctttatgttttttttgGACAGAATTTATGCAATTGTCAAATCACTCCAGGTAGGCTCCAGCCTCTCTGGccaccctgctctgccttagGAAGCAGACCCAGAAACTGGATCTATTCCCTCAGGAAATTTCTCCTGGAATAGTGGTTCCAATCATTGATTTTGCTTGGCTTCATGTTCTTTTTTATCATATTCCaacaaattcagtttttcaaagTACTTTGTGATGAGTATGACAAAGATGTATTCAAATCTGAAGGCAACGTGCAGAAACACAGCAGCCCTACTCTGCTGCAAGAATCTACCATGGATTTAACACAGATGAAAAGTGTCCCGTGTTCCAATATATATCAAATGACAACTATTTTAAATTTGGAATCTAAAGGTAATAAATCATCCTTGTAAAGTATTCTTGAGATTCTACCGTGGTTAAAATAATCCATCACTGATTTTTGGACTGTTTCTGTGCAAATGTGGGTTTAAGGCACTCAGACTAGGCCCCAGTGTAGCTGTCAGAGCTATCACCCCACGGAATCATTCCTGCTGAAGATTAGCtgagaaatcaaagaaaacagCCAATTTCCTACCGTACATGTAAGGATTTCTTGTttgatgtgtgtgtgcatctgaGTCAAACTCAGAAGTGTCGAGGAGTTCAAGATAAAAGCACTTTAGACACTACACACAGAGCAAACCCCATGACAGATTttggggaaagagaaataaatgaatCAAAGAGGTCAGAGGGTTTATTTGGGATCATACACAATCACTTCATTCACTAAGGAAGAGACTGAACAGCTGAAAGATTTCTCTAATTCTTTTGGATTAATTGATGGTTTTCTTGAAATGGCTACAAAACAACAAGTACAACCCATGGTTTTTGTGCAGAAGTGTCAGGCATGTGCTTTGAAATTCTTCTATTCTACAACACCCCCTCATGTTCTCTGTCCTTGGGATAGGACATGAACAACCCAGAAACCATCAGCAATATGGtgcatatttaataatttaaagtgAGCTCAAAAACACTTCATTACCTACAAGAATATACTTGAACAGATTTTACTCAGAAACTGTGGATAAAATTGGCTCTGCAATTATTAGAAGTTCTCCTGcaatttcattctcattttaCCCACTCATGTTTCTGGGACCCAGCCCCCATTGCTAGGACTGAAAAGCTACTTCTGATTTATTGACCTTTAACTTCAGGGTGGCAAGTATTCCTCAGTAAGCTCTgagtagaaacatttttttcccctcaaaatcgATCATAATGAAGATACAAAAATAGATGTTGCCAATATCCAGCTATCAGGAATTAAATGACACATCACAAAGAACCTCGAGTTGtcccccactgctgctgtaCCCTCACCTTTCTAAGTCCAGCTCTCCTGTGCTTACCAGGCACCAAGTCCATCCCCTGCATATCATATCAATGAACCAATCTCATTAAATTTATAGCACAGAATTGTAGAattgagttggaagagaccttaaagcccatcccattccacccctgctatggcagggacaccttccactgtcccaggctgctccaagccccaatgtccagccgggccttggacacttccagggatccagggacaccctgtgccagggtctcctcaccctcccagccaggaattccttcccaatctcccatccatccctgccctctggcagtagGAAGCATTCcttgtgtcctgtccctccatcccttgtccccagtccctctccagctctcctggagcccctttaggctctgcaaggggctctgaggtATCTCCAGAGCCTCttcacccccagctctcccagcctggctccagaggggctccagccctctgagcatctccatggcctcctctggactggctccagcagctgcaggtccgcgctgtgctggcccagggctggggcagctctgcaggtgggctctcatcgaggggcagaggggcagaatcgCCCCTGTCCTGCCGCCCACGccggggctcagcccagggcacacGGCCGGGGCACCTTGAGCTCCTCACCCACCAACAGCCGCGTCCTTCCCCAGGACTGCTCTCCATCCGTTCTCCACCCAGCCCGTGTTTGTGCCGGGAATCGCCAAACCCAGGGCCAGCACTCTGCGTTTGGCATCTCCCGTTTCTCCCTCGCAGCTCCCCGAGGCTCTGCTGGGGATTCCTGAGGCGTTTTCCGTGCGTGCCTGGGTGGATCCGTAACTATCTACAAAGGGACGTGAATTTGGGGGAGAGCATTGGGTGTAGCCATGACCGCACTGCTGGGCTGTGGTGACATTCATCACTTCGggcaggaatcacagaatattctgagctgcCAAGttcatccagcccagcccacagacaccccaacaacctcaccctgggcatccctggcagcgctgtccaaactCTCCCGGAGCCCTGacagcctcggggccgtgccctttccctggggagcctgggcagtgcccagcaccctctggcggaagaaccttttcctaaaatccaacctaaacctcccccgGCACTGCTGCAGCCGTGCCCCGGttcctgtccccgtccccagaGGGGAAGAGGCCAGTGCCTCTCAGAGCTGTGACTGCGTTTCCGCGGTGCCCGCACCAGCGTCTTCCTCGCACTCCTCACTCCAAAGAGCTTTGGGGACGAACAACTCCCCAGCCCAGTCCCCTCCCACCGCTGCGGGCTGTGCTCGGGGTCTCCATCCCCGCCGAGGCcgccagggccgggccgggccggccgcgGTCACCGCGGAAACGGAAACGCGCGAggccggggccgccgggagcggggccggttTGAACGttcggccgccgccgccgccctgccccgccgcggccgcgaCCCGCAGCCCCCCGAGGTAACGGGGCAGGgcccgcggggcccggccggggcagggaggggtgcCGGGGACACTCGTGTgcgccccgggccggggcacggccgggagctggggctgagcgcAGGGCAGGGCCCCGGGGCGGGCCCGGCGTGTGCGGCTCCGCTGGCGCAGGGACGCGTTCATTGCTGGAACGTGCCGAGGAAAGTCCCCGCTCCGCTGGGAAACGAACGGCGCGGCAGCGAAGAGCGCTGCTCCCTGCGGGGCTGCTTCCTTAAAAACAGTCCTGACAGCATTGTTGGTTCTGTTACTTGGAGCTATCGCTCTGCttgctgttttccctccttcctccccccgccttctttaaaaaaaccccctctaaTTCTAAGGAATACTAAGTTAGGAGTGCGGTATCACACAAACGCCTTGAGGTGTTTTATACAAAGTGGGTGCAATTAATATACTTATTGTGTGGTTGGCTATTCAGTTTCAAATCTAAACAAGCACGTTCTTGTAGATTACACTGAGTGCCTGCTATTTACAAAGAGCCCGGTTAGTTTCATGTTTATTTCAATGTAACAACACGTCCAGTTTCACTTCCTGTATTGTTCCAAGCGCATCTTTGTGTGGCCTAAGGTGAAGAGAGACAAATGTAAATGATAGACTAATGAAGAGAGACTGATGTAAAACagtattttaccttttctgcGTCGATGTCATTAATTTTGCAGGTTACTTCGTGTGCTTTCAAAATGAGCACTGAAGAcgaaataaaggaaaaattggATGCGGAATTAGATCGCTGTGTTGTGGCTATGAAGCCCTATGTCCTTAACCTGCAGAATAGTTCAGGTACATATGGtaaaatgtgcatttaaatGCTAATAACAAATAATAACAAAGTCTTAGGGACTGACAACTATTATATGTAGTTGTGCCACTTAATTTAACCAGGGACTTTTATCTCTGACATTACAAGGAACAGTTTTGATGGGGGTTTACACAACTTCTAAAGCTGAATGTTTTAGGTACCTACTGCGATTGTTTGAccttttctgtcttgttttcaTGATGTAAATGTGCTTTTGCATCAATACATTAACATCTGTCTTTAAAAACCTAGATCAGTAGAAACGAAAAGCTTTTAAAGGGCATTATTTTTGAgatagcaaatattttttaattataaagttGTTAACATTTGTTCAGCAATGTGTAACAATAGGAACATTGATTAATAAATGATGTTGTATAAATCTAATTTTTACAAGCTGGTTATTATTAAAGACACAAACCCTACAAATTAAGAGCTTTATGTGTAAACATTTAACCAAATGAATAATTTCCTCATCTGGTAGCAAAGCTTGTGCAAatagagattttcttttttaaatggatgAGGATTTATTGTGTATTTAAAGTATTAATGCTCATGCAAGCTGTAAGTTGTAGTTTATGGCAGCTCTTGCAGTGAGCACAGAATTCCTGGTGTTTCCAACTCCATGCTGtttccaaaagtgatgtaaacTCCTGGTAAACGTGAATTTATAGAAAATGTTTGTGCAATATGGAAATTTGAACCATTGTTAAACACTGTTTTTTATTCCAGGTTCTTACCATTTCTTTTATTTCGTTTGGTCATTTgggagtttgttttgttttaaactttggTGTAGATGGAAGAAACCTACAAAATTGGTGACCAGTGATGGCTTCTGTTTTCTGCATGTGTTTGATTTGCTCTGAAAATGTATAGTGACcacatatatttgtattttcagaaagaaaaagatgctCACTATGGATTAAAAAACTCTGCAAACCTTCAGGAGCAGGCATAGGAATAGTGGGAAGGGAGAATCGAAACTTGTATGCAAAACTGTTGCTCCACATGCTGCAGAGAGGAGTTCTGGATGGTCCCTTCAGCCAAAAACCAGAGGAAGGAATGCTGAGAACTTTGCCTGCCTACATGGTGAGTGTCATTTCCTGATGAGACAAAATTGCTAAAATGTATCCTGGAATTGCTATTCCGTCTTAGGCTTGGCAAAAATGTGACAAACGACTGTGAATTGGTTGAGTGGAACTGTGTGTGATAAACAAAGGCATTTCTTGCAGCTGATGCTGGGAAAACCTTTCAATGGGCAAAACTTTTTGAGACCTGTATCTTCAAAATTCTGGTTAGAATGCTTATGAAAATAGGTGTTTGAAGGAGCAGAAAGGTAATATTTTTCTAGTTCTTTGGAAAAATGTAATGAAAGGCCCTTGAGGCTTTCTTTTGTCCTAAACGGTAGATGGTTCTTGTGAAAGGAAAATTGTTCTTAAAGGTGGTGACTTTAGTAGCCTGAGAAGACTTTAAAATTCACACAGACATTGTTAAAgctgcagtttgttttctgaagagctgAATATTCTGTGTTAACCCTTAGCATCAGCTTCAGTGACATAACAATGCCAATTTTTGCTAAAACTACCCATCCTGCAAGAAGtattggaaaatatttacactGTTGCCATGAATTCCCAGGAGTTGGGAAGGTGGCGTTTGCACCCCTCACTGACTTCACTGGAAAAGGAACGTTTGTAATGCAGATAGTCCTGCAGGAAGTGACATTGAGGGTGTAAAGAATGTATCTGTGTAAATATATTTGGTGTTGATTTTCTATTTGTTCTCATTCTAGTCAGTTTATTTTGATGAGCCAAGTTCACCAAGAGTTCAGAACAGCAGCCCTGACTCCTTACCTGAGTGGGtggtgggagagctgggaaaccATGACAGTAACGTATCCTCTGTGGAGGACTTACCTTCAACAACAGCTCCTGCACATGGGTAAGGTTTCTGTCCTTGTTGTAGCAGTGTTTGATTTGTATTTAATAGATGTAAGCTCTAGATGTCTCAGTTTGTATAAATTTATTGCATTCCCTCATGGACTCACCATCAGTCTTTTTGCTTTATATACAGAAACTCTGCTAACAGCTTCCATGTAATGAGAACTTCTAGACTGCTCTGTTCTTACTTTTTTCCACTATGTCTTCTTCTCAGACTGCTTTGGATCTTCTCCAATGTCCCATCCCTCTgtcctctttcccttcctctttctcctcctcctttcagTTCCAGACACTTGGAAAATCAAAGCCTACATCTGTAGTCTAAGGCCATGATGCTGAAAGCAGCTGTTTTATTAaatagcaaataatttttaatggcttttttttttccctgtaggtTAGAAATACAAACAAGCATACAGACGGTAGATTTAGAGATTGTTCTATGATTGTTGCTCACAGGTTTTTTAGAGGAAACAGAATAGTGGCTGCTTGCAGATAAACAAGTTTTGCTGAGCAAGATTTAGGTTTTTGATTTGCAGCAGCCAAGGAGCTTAAACTGCATCCTTAGTCCCAATCAGCTGAAAATAGAGCTGCTTACAGCAGGGAGAAAGGGGTGAAATGTGTCATGTTATTAAGGCTTGTTTTCCTGTTGGCTTAGAAAGATGCCCCTGCAGTATTGAAGGAGTGACAAGCTGGTCATTTGGACACTTGGAAAACTTCAGCTCTATTCTGTCCTAATTTGTGGGAAACTTAGGTAAATTCTGGTTTAATCTACTGTTCTTAAGTATTTACTTTCTGGATTTTCTTTCATAGTGCAACTTTGTGCTGGTTATCAAGatctgtgttctttttttttttttctttatgtggCTGCATTTCTGTCATGGATGGAATTTCCTCTTGTTTGCCCATTTTAAAGTCTAGTTAATGTTTAACCTCTCTGAAATCCTTAGAGGAGGAAGCACTCTTAGACATGGAGTGAATATCAGTCAAAGCTCAGTAGGTGCTGTACAAGAGGAAGTGAGTGTTTGCGCTGCTTCTGGTTTCATTTCATTGtattagaaatacattttcaagtTTAGTTTCAGAATTCTGATGCTTTTTTAATGTCTTCACTTACATCTTTCATAAGTGGCCACCATTAGCTGTTCTCTTGTAGGCACACTGATGTTTATGCTGTTTATCATCATTTTTCACTCATGTTTTTAGATTTTCAGCAGCGATTTGGATAAGTGAGAGATGGGTACTTGCAGGTTAAATCACATTAATACtattgtatt
This window encodes:
- the APOH gene encoding beta-2-glycoprotein 1 isoform X2 — protein: MQPLALLGCLVALSHCALASKAKRCSPPPPLQNGKMDFEELQYQSSVTFSCNPGYNLVGSRTSQCMADGKWTGTLPQCQPVTCAPPPLPEFGVLSYRRLHPGNVSHFLDTIQFECVPPLALIGNETATCMANGNWSSIPVCKVVTCPTPIGIENGFIEFAVRRTYHYNESVSFGCQPGYVMEGSKHSRCENTGNWSTKPVCRAPCKIPVKKAVVLYNGEKKRVQNDLKDGILHGETVSFFCKNKEKSCAYTVDVACVDGNFTLPACFKERGFFSTLVKKDPSDMKACEDEA
- the APOH gene encoding beta-2-glycoprotein 1 isoform X1; the protein is MQPLALLGCLVALSHCALASKVCPRPPEVLFATLNVDKRVYEVGEEVEYTCRPGFMPNNGQRKYTCLPTGKWPFNTLLCLPKRCSPPPPLQNGKMDFEELQYQSSVTFSCNPGYNLVGSRTSQCMADGKWTGTLPQCQPVTCAPPPLPEFGVLSYRRLHPGNVSHFLDTIQFECVPPLALIGNETATCMANGNWSSIPVCKVVTCPTPIGIENGFIEFAVRRTYHYNESVSFGCQPGYVMEGSKHSRCENTGNWSTKPVCRAPCKIPVKKAVVLYNGEKKRVQNDLKDGILHGETVSFFCKNKEKSCAYTVDVACVDGNFTLPACFKERGFFSTLVKKDPSDMKACEDEA